The Glycine max cultivar Williams 82 chromosome 17, Glycine_max_v4.0, whole genome shotgun sequence genome contains the following window.
AACTTAGTGGCACGACTCATGTTTCAGCTGATAATGTTCTTATGACAAGGTTTCCTAAGCACAAAAGCATTGAAGAAAAATGTAGATTGATACTCACTTGATACATTCTGCTCAATCAGAAGACCTGTGTAATCAAAAGAAAAGTGTCCTTGCACGTCCTTCCCATCAACATTGTAGGTTTTCTCCTTAGGATCCACCAAAGATATAATTGTTGTATTGTCAAGCGTAGTCCCCGTGACACAAAAGGCACCGCCATCTTTTGTCAACTGAAGATTGCACAAGAAAACGCTTATGCCTTGTGCTAGCCCAATTGCATCAGGAGAGCCTTCTGGGAATAGTCCCGAAAAACCACCACGGGCTATTACAAGAGGCTCATTGCCTTCAAGATTAAGAATCGCAACATCGAATACATTAACAGAAGAATGAGGAAAATTGAAAGATATAAGGTTGACTTGGCGGTATAAAGTGAAGGGAGGGAGAGATAGGCAGTGAATTCAAATCTGTCGCTAACATAAACTAGTAATTTAACGATTAACATTTACCAATAAAAAACGGAGGAAACTTCTCCATATGGAAGcaattaattagagaaacaaaAAGTCCTTATGGATACCAACCACTTAATGTTGACCATTGCTGGGGAGGGACTTGAGGTGTTGGAAGATTTGGAAGTGCAGTTTTTTTGGCCAATATTGTATGAAGCAACAAGGGAATCAGAAACAAGCTTCTGAACATTTTGTTCTTTTCCTGTCACATTTCAAACTCAACGAGTCAATGTCAATCAAAATAAGCAATTAGAGTTACAAAGGCTTTATAGTTAGGAATTGAAATGCAACTTCGTCTAGTTATCAAGCCAAGCCTTTTAACGTTCATTTTGCATTAAAATTCATACGTGCCGTTTTCTTGAGATGATATACAATGGTTTTCAAAGACTTGTTTAATCCCTTTTTCTTCTTGATATTTTCCTTTAGGATGGTGCATAGCTATTGCAATAATATGACTTTATTCTCATTATTCAATCTCATCTACAAAATTTTCTTAGGTCAATCAGAAGAATATATTGGGTTCACAGACAAAGAGGTTGTTGATAATTTAGTTTAAACTTGATTGATGCCAAAACCACAAACATCACAAAGGAAActggaaacaaaaaaaagaagttattgaACATCACATGCATACCCATACACTGATGTTCATATCGTGATCTATTGGATGGATGAAACAGGCATTCCCTGTGAGTTTTTCTGAGTAAAACCCTCAAGGGAATGTAATggaaaagaaggaaacaaaTTGGTGAGTGAGAttgactcaaataaaaaaaattctatctaTTTCCACACATTTTTCATGCATAAATAGTTGGTCAGGATTTCCTTTCAAATGATAACCAATAACATTGTCATTTTTGGAATCTAACCATTATTTGCTGTTTTTGGTTactctttgttttgtttgttacGTAAAACAAACTTTCTATAGTTGATTGTGTTTTTAGTCGTTGGATGCAAGACCATATTTGTGGCATGGATTTAACTCTAGGCCACGCCATTTATTCATTTCGACAGCACTGATAACTCCAAGTACGGTTCCGTTTATTACAGCTCTTTATTACACCGTTACacgtaatttatttaattttttacactcataaaattatgaaattatgaaaaagTTCTTCAATTAActcatctttttatatttttaagcgAACATCAGACTGGTCATAAGGGAACAGGATGCTGTTGCATataatttttagattaaattttcaatttgatcttCTAAAAATTAAGGTATTATTAAATTAGTTCTCTAAATAATTTTCCTAAAATTAAAGTGTCAcatattactattaattttattattttcgttGAGTCAGTTTCAGCTTGGTGTTTCCCAAAAACGCATGCACTCCTCAGGGCCAATGTCAAGAAAAGTTAtaaagatattataaaaaaaagttagagaaAGATGCAGAGACTTCTGCACAAGAGGATCCAACTCCATTTTAGCGAGATGGTAATATCCTACGTTTTAAATGGACATAAAATCAGTTGctgtaatttcaaaatttacccAAACTTATGTTTGACTATTTGTTGTTTATTCAATCTAATTTTGTAGTTCTGATTTATCCATGCTATATGTGAGTTGGTGGGCTTTTTTCATTGCATTGGAGTATAACTTTCAGAGTTCTACGAACCATGGGCACACATATGATGGAGTGTTTCTCCTGAATTCCTTTATTCTTTTCACATATGATGAAGTGTTTCTTCATGTTTTCGTTTTTCAGCCATTAAACCTTTGGCCTCTGGCTATTCTTGTAATTCAAGCAACTATCATGCCAtagatttttatttcattcttgTACTTGaggttatttttatgaattcaaCATTCTGTATTTTGATAGCCATCATTTAGTGGTTGCTAAATCGATAGTtctcttcaaaattaattacttcTCTTAGTTTATATATTGTTCTTATGCGTTAGACACCTGTTATTCTTATAAAGTTAATATACATTACATATTTTCATGTCCAAGACATACACCCCCCAATATAAACTTTCAtagtttcattaaaattaacaaagtaaaaaatatacaagaaaGATAGatgtaattttgtatttttcaatgaaaaaagaagtacagaattgattttaaatctGAAAAGAGATCATCAGTTTACACCGGTGGCAACTGATCCGATGTTAAGGATGTTGGTTAGGAGGGAATAGTTTATTCTGTCTACTGTCTACATCACTGCAAATAGTTTATCGTGTTTACGTCACTCTCCATTGTTTGCTTTCTGTAATTGTTAAATTTACATTGTAATTCATTCCATCTCCAATTCTCCATGATAGAATTGCATTATCCGTTATTTatttagattatatatatatatatatatatattctatcttcatttttttaatctttctcaTTCTTGATTACATCTCTTATGCATTTATCAcattctttttatcattttcccCCCTATCTTTTTCCTCCCCCTTGGGTGGAACTTGGAAGGTTTACAATTTTCCTTATTTGTTCAACTTTTCATTACTAGGAATTTTACAGGCCTCTTGCATTCATACCCACAGATAGATTTTAGCATTTTTACTGCAAGAATGCTACcccaattatttctttaattcagTAACTTCTGATCCTGTATTTTCTACACATCCTACATCCTACACTCTCATCTGTTTAACatcaaacttatttttcttgttaactTTTTACTGTAAAAGATATATAACATTATAAGTCTTTATATTTAGGCAATAAAACTTCCTCTTAAACTTAATGGTATATTTTATAGTTTAAGATAGCATTCAAGACATCCCTATGCGTATTTACTTCACTGTCAGTACTTGTTTATCAACTATTGATCATTAACAATTTCCACTTTGCCACACCAAAATGTGTGTCAGAGGATAAATCGCAAAAACCTCATAGAGAATTcaacaaagaaaaagtaaacGCCAAAAAGAAATCGCTGTAAAGTATTCAAACATTGGTTTCATACCAAAACAACTGAGAACAAACACAATCAGAGCACCAAACTTTACAAAGGATATCGCACCACCTTAGTCTATCTACACAACAACCCAACATATGTAAAAATACAGAGATCCAATCTAAATTGCTCCGATTCATCAGTTTTATTAACGATATGAAACACTCCTTCACCTTCAGCCACACCTATTTCCCCAGAAGGGACTTGATCCACCAAACGCCTTTGGTGTCCTGAGGACCTTCTTCCTCCGGTGGAGAATCACTCTGTGGAGTCTTGTGGAGTTTGCTCACATCATATCCCTCATCCTTAGCTCTCTGAACAAGCTCATTGTAGGTTTCATCATCCATATGGTTCTTCCTGGACAATATCTAGGGACCATAATGACCCCAAATTATGATAGGAAATGAGCAAATCACAAACAAGACATTCACAAGCCAAACAACATACTTGTTTCAtctatatatctttattttttttttgacacaaccTAATTCCATCCGAGTCAAGGATGTTAAGAGTAATATTAGCTTGTTAGAAATAAGCTCTATATGTAGAGCACTTACATACTAAATcatcttttatcattttaacaAAGGACTAATTCTTGGGATCAAAACTCCAGACCACATGTTTTTGGAACATGGTTATACCAAGCATTCCATACACCATACTTGTTTCATCTATATATCAATATCTATACGCAGGTTTTTAAAAATTGGTTTTTGATTGCAATTTTGGCCGCAACATCAAGGATTTTGGGGTGTCTGCAACCGTAATTGTGCTACAATCCAcaatttctcataatttttgTTCATACATTTTGGAACGAAAGAGAAATGatcatatttaagaaaaaaggagaagatatAGGCATACCCAAAGATAGTTCCTGCTAGGTTGGCCAATAAGAGCAAACTGATAATCTTGGTCAATGTACAAAACCCAGTAATCCCCAGTAACGGGAAAAAGGGGTAAGAACGGAGGCACCCAGAACCTGACCTTCAACTTGGCCTCGTCACTGTTGGGATCGGCCTTATAAGCAGTGCCCTCAATGAAGCTTCTTTTGCCGCCACTCCAAGTCTCATTGAGAACGTTGACGGTGCCGTCATCTCTGAGAGCGTAGGTGGCTCTGGTGTTGACGCCGTCACTGGGCTGAAACCTCGACGGGAAACACGCAATCTCGTACCACCGACCCATGTACCGTTTCACGTCCAGACCCTTCACCACCTCCATCGCTTTGGTCGCCATCGTGGTGAATGTGTTTCGGTTTGTTTGCTCTACAACGAGGGTTCAAGCTTAGGCTGGCTTTAACGTTGGACTCGGATTTTGTAGGCGTGGCCAAGCTTTGGCCTTACACGTGGACAATCAATTTCATTCATGCTATTGCTACCCGCAGAATGTTGTCTCTACTTTCTAGTACTTCCTTCATCTTACTTGTTAAAGAATAATAacactttttaaatatatatttttattattaattcaaaatctataaaaattattctattttataagttttaactcgTAATATTCAAGGGTGTactaagaaaaatagaaaaaataattatataccaacatttcaaaataattttacattatcatcctacaaaaaattatcatttatgaaaaatttgttgcatttaaaaaaaaaaattcttaaaatttatatttggaATAATTTGTGATTATATGTTGTGgcggtactttttttttttaaatatatattcctatgaaaaagaagtaaaatttaaagatggaaaaggagtaaaaaaaatactttaatttagtatgaaaaaaatataaaaacatttatcaaTGACTTATTTAAAAGTTCAGTCCACTTCCAAGtcgattcaaaattcaaatcgcATTTATTTgctctttttaatttatagagCTGAGTATAAAAGAGCGAGTCTGGTTTGCATAGGCCCACAAGTAAGTAGGTCAGACCGAACTGGCCCAAAATAAATGGGCTAAGGGAAGTTGGCTGTATTGTGCTAGttagaaaagaaattaaaaacatctgaaaaatattttaaacaattggTACGTACTTACTATTTGCAATAACAGGATAATTTGAATTCTAAATATGAATGATACAAATAATTTCATGTTAAAAATTTTGACACGTTAATATTATGAACAATATACGGATGCATTTCCCCTCTAAAATTATATAGAAAATTGttagtcatatttttttattaggccacataaatatgcatgatgatataaataatatcaaatgaaaatatataattatttaataaaaattaattatttaattttaaaaaatattaataattaaacggCTTGATATACTAATAACTGACCAAACCTATTAAATTATGGATCAACTCGTTTAATGTGCGAGTTAACATGTATAGGTTCACATTTCAAGTGCTCTGGCTGaagaaaaattcttaaaaattatttatgttgaTGAATATCTCTTAAGAATACTTtcgttcaaaattaattatttgaatttatatatattaaaaatgcaaGATAAATTTGCTAGTGAAATCgtaaatgtaaatatataaatggatgataatttagtctttaaaaaaactaaaaattgtaCTTCAGTCCTTGAGTATGAAAAACACAATAATTTATGCTtactaaaacaacaaaaaaatgtagATAAAACATGGCATTGGAGGCATGGAAAGAGGTAAGAATGGGTGAAAGAGAAGAAATAAGCCAAATGTTGAATCGTGATTGGTTAAAGACCTCGGGTACGGGTGCCCGAAAACTGAAACTCGGGTATGAGACTACAATCACAAGATGATGGAAGCGATAAGATAAGCCAAACACTCCACACTTTCATCCATCTTTACTCTCTCTTTCCCCTAATTCCGACCATGGAAGCCACGGCCTCCGCAATGAGCTTCGCCCTTCCCTCAACAAAAgcccaagcccaagcccaactCCTGACCCGGCCCACCAATCCATTCACCATTCCCTCCCGCAGCCCAGCCCACCGCCCCCCGCCGCGCCTCCCCACCATCCGCGCCGCAATTCCCCGCACAAAGAAAGAGGCAACGGTGGAGACTGTGCGGGAGCAGCTCGAGAACTGTTACCTCCTCGCCGGCATCAACTACAAGGGCTTCACGGTGAAGCAGTTCCAGGAGCTTCGAAAGACGCTCCCAGAAACAACGAAACTGATCGTGGCGAAGAACACGCTCGTTTACAAGGCCGTGGAAGGCACGCCCTGGGAGACGCTGAAGCCCTGCATGAAGGGCATGAACGTGTGGCTCTTCGTCCACACCGAGGAGATCCCTTCCGCCATCAAGCCCTACAGGAACTTCCAGAAGGAGAAGAAGCTCGAGGACAACGACTTCACCGGCGCCGTTTTCGAAGGCAAGTTTTACGGCCCCGATGAGGTTAAGAACCTCGAATCCTTGCCCACGCGCGCTGAGATTTACGCCACCCTTTTGGGGGCTTTGAAGAGCCCTGCTTCCGCTCTTGTTGGCACTCTTCAGTCTCCTGCTAGGGAACTTGTTACGGTTCTCAAGGCGCATATTAAGAACCTTGAAGAACAACAAGGTGTTGCGCAATAGATACCAATAGGTGTGTAGCCTTGTTTATGTGTTTTCTTTATTGCATTTCAGTTGttctttgtttccttatttgTCTATGGATGtgtagattattattattatcatgtgTTTtcttgtgaagaaaaaaaaatgtagaatggTGCCTAGGAATTGGGAATGCTGGAAAATCTGTTCCCTTTGAATCATGCTATTTCACTATTTATTGGTTATTATGCGCACACACTATGGTGATTGGAGTGCTGGGAATCATTCTGGACATTG
Protein-coding sequences here:
- the LOC100500030 gene encoding temperature-induced lipocalin-like; the protein is MATKAMEVVKGLDVKRYMGRWYEIACFPSRFQPSDGVNTRATYALRDDGTVNVLNETWSGGKRSFIEGTAYKADPNSDEAKLKVRFWVPPFLPLFPVTGDYWVLYIDQDYQFALIGQPSRNYLWILSRKNHMDDETYNELVQRAKDEGYDVSKLHKTPQSDSPPEEEGPQDTKGVWWIKSLLGK
- the LOC100791748 gene encoding 50S ribosomal protein L10, chloroplastic, with product MRLQSQDDGSDKISQTLHTFIHLYSLFPLIPTMEATASAMSFALPSTKAQAQAQLLTRPTNPFTIPSRSPAHRPPPRLPTIRAAIPRTKKEATVETVREQLENCYLLAGINYKGFTVKQFQELRKTLPETTKLIVAKNTLVYKAVEGTPWETLKPCMKGMNVWLFVHTEEIPSAIKPYRNFQKEKKLEDNDFTGAVFEGKFYGPDEVKNLESLPTRAEIYATLLGALKSPASALVGTLQSPARELVTVLKAHIKNLEEQQGVAQ